acaacaacaacaacaacaacaaccacaacgacgacaacaacaacaacaacaacaacaacaacaccaccaccaagatgaagaagaagaacaacaacaacgacaacaagaacaacaacaacaagaacaacaactatgaaaacaacaacaagaagaagaacaacaacaacaagaagaagaagaagaagaagaagaagaagaagaagaaaaagaagaagaagaaaaagaagaagaacaacaacaacaacaacaactaaaacaactaaaacaacacaaagaacaacaacaacaacaacaccaacacaaagaacaacaacaacaacaacaacaacaacaacaacaacaacaacaacaacaacaccaccaccaccaccaccaccaccaccaccaccaccaccaccacaacaacaaccacaacaacaacaacaactacgacaacaacaacaacaacaataataacaacaccaccaccaccaccaccaccaccaccaacaacaacaacaacaacaacaacaccaacaactacgacaacaacaacaacaacaacaacaccaccaccaccaccaacaccaccaccaccaccaacaacaacaacaacaacaacaacaacaacaacaacaacaacaacaacaacaacaacaacaacaacaacaacaggaacaacaacaaaacaacaacaagaacaacaacaacaacaacaagaacaagaagaagaagaagaagaagaagaacaacaacaacaacaacaaccagaacaacaataacaacaacaacaagaacaacaaaaacaacaacaacaacaatgacaacaacaacaacaacaacaacaccaagaacaacaacaacaacaacaacaacaacaacaacgacaacaagaactacaacaacaagaacaacaactatgaaaaaacaacaacaagaagaagaacaacaacaacaacaagaagaagaagaagaagaagaagaacaacaacaacaacaacaacaacaacagcaagaacaacaacaacaactaaaacaacaacaacaacaccaccaccaccaccaccaccgccaccaccactaccaccaccaccaccaccaccaccaccaacaacaacaacaacaacaacaacaacaacaacaacaacaacaacaacaacaacaacaacaacaccaccaccaccaccaccaccaccaccaacaacaacaacaacaaaaacaacaacaacaacaacaacaacaacacaacaacaacagcaacatcaacaagacaacaacaatagcaacaacaacaaccacaacaaccacaacaacaacaacaacaacaacaacaagtaaaacaacaacaacaacaacaacaacaacaacaacaccaccaccaccaccaccaccaccaccaccaccaccaccaacaacaacaacaacaacaacaacaacaacaccaataacaacaccaacaactatgactacaacaacaacaacaacaccaacaagtatgacaacaacaacaacgacaacaactatgacaacaacaagaagaataacaacaacaagaacaacaacaacaagaacaacacaaggaacaacaacaacaacaacaacaacaacaacaacaacaacaaaaacaacaacaacaacaacaacaacaacaagaacaacaactatgaaaacaacaacaacaacaacaagaagaagaagaacaacaacaacaacaataacaacaactacaagaacaacaacacaaagaacgacaacaacatgtagcgacccgactcaagacgagtcaagcctctgtgtttctgtgccatccctagatcagtatgctgtcacacacagtacataaatgtatatatcaaagtgcaatcacatgtaaatagcgtaaaactgatatataccttaaatatctcagcggaagcagtcaagggagtggagtcccaataaacaccaacggcaagttgagtgtagaccgtaaccctgaatcgtactcttactcgtcgaagaaaaatatctgcaacataacacgttccagccgtgtaggtcagcatattgaatatgccggcaagtcacataagagaggggtgaaaagtaatcatctatactatatgcatatatggcaggtggggatataagtttttagcgaaaagcaagttttctcctacatcaagagagggctaaaagcaaaatgttactacattgttggttgttaacgagatggttccaccaaccaattctcatacccatgttgtcaataatacccacatcaatattattatttgtgttgagaatttcagataacttcagttcctttggctcaagttgtccctgaccgtggacacggctaatcgattaggtttgagtactctgcagagttttgcacacgttccccacaagatttgatcaccttcgAGTATGTCCTcgaacttc
This genomic stretch from Hordeum vulgare subsp. vulgare chromosome 6H, MorexV3_pseudomolecules_assembly, whole genome shotgun sequence harbors:
- the LOC123403316 gene encoding LOW QUALITY PROTEIN: GATA zinc finger domain-containing protein 10-like (The sequence of the model RefSeq protein was modified relative to this genomic sequence to represent the inferred CDS: deleted 2 bases in 1 codon; substituted 1 base at 1 genomic stop codon) — encoded protein: NNNNNNNNNNNNNNNNNNNNNYDNNNNNNNTTTTTTTTTTTTNNNNNNNNNNNNNNNNTTTTTTTTQQQQQQQQQQQPQRRQQQQQQQQQHHHQDEEEEQQQRQQEQQQQEQQQQQQQQQQQQQQQQQQHHHHHHHHHHHHHHHNNNHNNNNNYDNNNNNNXQHHHHHHHHHQQQQQQQQHQQLRQQQQQQQHHHHHQHHHHHQQQQQQQQQQQQQQQQQQQQQQQQQEQQQQQQQQQHQEQQQQQQQQQQRQQELQQQENNNNNTTTTTTTATTTTTTTTTTTTNNNNNNNNNNNNNNNNNN